Proteins from a genomic interval of Xiphias gladius isolate SHS-SW01 ecotype Sanya breed wild chromosome 23, ASM1685928v1, whole genome shotgun sequence:
- the il21 gene encoding interleukin-21 isoform X2 produces the protein MKLVVLCLFAVCCWSLANTTTTEGPTRGQTRKLQEVLRQLNDVRESLQNDTMLNAPPENIEDCCSLTALECFRSSLQAHFVTTQKKMSKLIKSLRNSLTVNALNFCTQGNVEPTCSECGSDGEVNVQEFFNRLKSFIQEGITRLNN, from the exons ATGAAGCTGGTTGTTCTTTGCCTTTTTGCAGTCTGCTGCTGGTCTTTGGCCAACACAACAACTACAGAAGGGCCTACAAGAGGCCAAACTAGAAAATTACAAGAAGTTCTGAGGCAGCTGAATGATGTGAGAGAAAGCCTGCAG AATGACACGATGCTGAATGCGCCACCAGAGAATATCGAG GACTGCTGCTCTCTGACAGCCTTGGAATGCTTTCGGAGTAGCCTGCAGGCGCATTTCGTcactacacaaaaaaaaatgagcaaactTATAAAGAGCCTCAGGAACTCCTTAACT GTGAACGCTCTGAACTTTTGTACCCAAGGAAACGTTGAG CCCACATGCTCAGAATGTGGCTCAGATGGTGAGGTTAATGTCCAGGAATTTTTCAACAGACTGAAGTCTTTTATTCAAGAg GGCATAACCAGACTGAACAACTGA
- the il21 gene encoding interleukin-21 isoform X1, with protein MKLVVLCLFAVCCWSLANTTTTEGPTRGQTRKLQEVLRQLNDVRESLQQNDTMLNAPPENIEDCCSLTALECFRSSLQAHFVTTQKKMSKLIKSLRNSLTVNALNFCTQGNVEPTCSECGSDGEVNVQEFFNRLKSFIQEGITRLNN; from the exons ATGAAGCTGGTTGTTCTTTGCCTTTTTGCAGTCTGCTGCTGGTCTTTGGCCAACACAACAACTACAGAAGGGCCTACAAGAGGCCAAACTAGAAAATTACAAGAAGTTCTGAGGCAGCTGAATGATGTGAGAGAAAGCCTGCAG CAGAATGACACGATGCTGAATGCGCCACCAGAGAATATCGAG GACTGCTGCTCTCTGACAGCCTTGGAATGCTTTCGGAGTAGCCTGCAGGCGCATTTCGTcactacacaaaaaaaaatgagcaaactTATAAAGAGCCTCAGGAACTCCTTAACT GTGAACGCTCTGAACTTTTGTACCCAAGGAAACGTTGAG CCCACATGCTCAGAATGTGGCTCAGATGGTGAGGTTAATGTCCAGGAATTTTTCAACAGACTGAAGTCTTTTATTCAAGAg GGCATAACCAGACTGAACAACTGA